One segment of Babesia bigemina genome assembly Bbig001, chromosome : II DNA contains the following:
- a CDS encoding serine threonine phosphatase 2C containing protein, putative yields the protein MQPLLPTEYDGKEPTPFVALTQPISHSKYDGFSVSAHTAIGMIPRGVPVTRHTGDRKAQEDRFIVVPNLGTNGNQVAFFGVFDGTVGHFASDTIQKIIVRHLVSTDVWAALMRQLDVGEDDKTTIPALAVLAVSKMYSNADAELLELCRKQDNHYSSCTSVTVLLVNDYTIVAHVGDSRVSLCYEEGGQVLARFVTTDHKPNMPVERRRIQDSGGSVQYLSSHHNKPFLRGGDFLARKAKGDQPMQIQYSRAFGGKDLKTFGLSCEPDIAVFRREGQHKGLILASDGLWDANECQKVFSTVFYALRKGENPSRLLIDNTLKQLRCTSRRSDNITAIVVVFE from the exons ATGCAGCCGCTGTTGCCCACCGAATACGACGGCAAGGAACCCACCCCTTTCGTGGCGCTGACGCAGCCTATCAGCCACTCGAAGTATGACGGCTTCTCTGTATCCGCACACACGGCAATCGGTATGATACCTCGAGGAGTTCCCGTAACACGGCATACAGGAGATAGGAAGGCGCAAGAAGACCGTTTCATCGTGGTACCGAACCTTGGCACTAACGGAAACCAGGTCGCGTTCTTTGGAGTGTTCGACGGCACAGTTG GGCATTTCGCATCGGATACTATCCAGAAGATCATCGTGCGACACCTGGTGTCTACTGATGTGTG GGCTGCCCTAATGAGGCAGCTAGATGTTGGCGAGGATGACAAAACTACAATCCCCGCCCTGGCGGTGCTGGCCGTATCTAAAATGTACTCCAACGCCGATGCAGAACTGCTCGAGCTTTGTCGCAAGCAGGACAACCACTATTCGTCCTGCACTAGCGTGACTGTTCTGCTTGTCAACGACTACACCATTGTAGCCCATGTG GGCGATAGTCGCGTTTCGTTATGTTACGAGGAGGGCGGGCAGGTGCTGGCTCGCTTCGTCACCACCGACCATAAACCGAACATGCCCGTGGAAAGGCGCCGAATTCAG GATTCCGGTGGGTCGGTGCAATACCTCTCGAGTCACCACAACAAGCCCTTTTTGCGTGGCGGCGACTTCTTGGCCCGCAAGGCCAAGGGCGACCAACCAATGCAGATACAGTATTCACGCGCGTTTGGG GGCAAAGACCTCAAGACGTTTGGGCTGAGCTGCGAGCCCGATATTGCTGTTTTTCGCCGGGAGGGTCAGCACAAGGGGCTCATCCTTGCCTCAGACGGCCTCTGGGACGCCAACGAGTGTCAGAAGGTTTTCAGCACCGTATTCTATGCGCTACGCAAAG GAGAGAATCCGAGCCGTTTGCTCATAGACAACACTCTCAAGCAGCTCAGGTGCACATCTCGCAGGTCGGACAACATCACCGCGATTGTGGTGGTTTTCGAATAG